The nucleotide window GAGCGGTCCCTCGGAATGCATCCCTTTTGGTGACGCAGTATATTGATCTCCACCCTCTGTTGTGCATTCTATAACCAGTTACCACATCTTCTGTTACAGAACCGTATATCCATCCTACTCTTTTGCCCCACTCAGTTTTATCCTCATAGAAGCAAGAAATAACACTTATCGCCTCTGCCACAGTGGCAGCATCTAAAGGCTCACGAGGAACGGCAAGAGAACCAGCAGGTCTGCCTCGGTAACCATTTCCTTGTAAATCTTGAAGCAACCTTCCTTGGTATTCTGCTACTGGGATAGATGCAGTCAGAGAATTAGAGTTACCAAACCTCCTCGGAAGAAGCAAGGACTCGATATctgcatcatcatcattatgATCATCATTGATTGGCAAAATTACCTCTtcattctcttccttctttcccACCTTTGATCTTCTCAGAAACAACTTAATTTTCCTCCTACCAAACCATCCATGGTGTTCTGTGGTTCTGGGAGGACTAAACCCATAGAGTGCAGTTCTTCTGAAAATGCAGCCTGTCCCTACATACATTGGACCCTGTAGCCCATCCAGAGCTCTCATACTCACATCAAAGAAAACCGTATTATGATTTGCATACCGGTCATTCGGATCAATACCCTCAAACCTTTGTGGGAATTGAACATAACAGATCCTGTCACCGCCCCTGTCCAGCATAAAGCACATTCCTTCCCTAAGAGCCAAGGAGTTGTATATGTAGTGATCACAGTCGAGATTAAGAATGAATGGGCCATTTGACATGATTGCACTGGTTCGCACAAGTGCATTCATGGCTCCAGCTTTCTTGTTGTGATCATAGCCTGGCCTCTTCTCTCGAGACACGTACGCCAGCATTGGCAATCTAATGTCAACTTCTGTTGTGTCAATCAAATTCTCCGCATCTGCTTCTGCACCATAAACCGATTCTACATTGGGTGGAGCTAGCATTGCCTGCAGAGAAACCACATATTAGTGTTTGAAAATCATGAGCAATTCAAAAGCAAAGCCCTCTACAAATTGAAATGTGAAGAATTACCTGAATAATACCAGCATGATCCCCTCTTGAGTGGTCCATCTCTCCTGAAGTCCATGTTCCAGGCCAATGAGAACCATCTGACATCCAAGTAGCCTTAGGAAACTTAACAGGTTCAGAGAGACTTCCCCCCATTTCCATCTGTTTCTTCTTTGCTCGCAGCTCTTCGTGCGCATTGTAAGCATCAGATCTTCGTCGTATAGACTCTGGTAAGGAATTGATCCTTACTTTGAATTCATCATACTCTCTCTTCACCCGCCTCCTCTCCCTTACGAAATCAAGCCGTACTTTGTTCTTAAGAAAATCGCGCTTCTGCCCAAAATATGCCTCAGGATTCCTTGGTTCTATCCCATGTTTCCGACAAAAAGGAACCCAAATTCTCGCAAAGCTGGCAGTCTCGGCAAGAGCTTCAAATGTCAAAAGAGAGCCGCCATCATCGGACAAGTAACACGCGAGCTTTTCCACCGGATAATCAACGGCGAGGATCGAAAGAATGGTGTTCGCAGTGACAAGAGGGGGTTCTTTTTCTGCGTCTGCCGTGGAAACAAACACATCAATCCCCGGAAGGTCGGACCGCCCTTTCGGGTTGCGCAGGTTTGGAGATTCGAACCGCTCTTTAAGAACAGAGAGGTCAGTAACTCTGTTTACAGGGCAGAGCTTAGGGAGCTGATCTAGAAGCCACGAAAAAGCAAACCAAGTCTCACAAACTGTGGACATTCCCCACAACCACATTGCATCGCGATTTGGGTGTCGAATCCTCCAAGTAAGAAAAAAACCGAGGGCGACAAGACGTAGCAGAATAAGTAATCTGCAGAAAAACAAAGTTCCAGTTTTTGAAATTTAGACTGTCATCACAACCCAAACGAAACCAGCTGAATTAGCCAAGCTTATAAATGACCATACCAATAATTGAAATAGCCATTATTAAGAACATGAGATAACTATGTCCCAAATTGGAGAGATATATTACACCAAGTTAGACACGATCAACATTAACCACCATTCGAATTCGCGACTAGcacaaaaattcatatttccAGATAAAAATGGACTctacaaataaaacatacaaaGAGTGAATGAGAAAAAGAGTCCAGAGTTGAGCTCACCTATATGGACTGAGAATGGCTGCAGAAACCTTCACTTTTCTTGTCAAAGGCCTCCTGCTTCTCTCTCCAAAATCCGGAGGGTGTTCAAACTCGTTAGTCCCAGACCCAACCCCATACCCATCTTTAGGCCACAGCGCATTCCCATACCCATACGTCCCTTTAGTCTCGAATAGCCACCGGGTGTGATCAAAATCTGGCGGATGGTTTTGTTGTGCCTTAAATGATTTCACGACCGAAAGTCGCTTATCCAGCTTAAACTCTGCCATAGAAGGCAATGGCAAGGCTTGGTCCTCTGCTTCCGACCTaggttcatcatcatcatcttcgtcttcatcatcatcactaacTTCCTTATAAGAGTCTTTGCACCCAGGGCACCTCCCTCCTCCACTTCCAACACAATCCAAGTAACAATCCCTGCAAATCTTGAACCCGCATTCGCATAAACCCCTCCTCGTTTTCATCCCTTGAATCGCCTTCTCATCACAACCCTTCATCCCACAAATTAGTCCCGATTTCAATGCTGGATCCGTCCCTTCCATTGAGCAATCAATAACATGTCCTCTAGTGACCGAATTGTACCCTCCTGTGAATAGAGTACCCGAGATGAAGCTCCTCTCAGGCTTTCCGGCACTCTTACAGTCCTCGGGGAGACTAGTCTGAGAAGCTGACATGGGCTGGTGATCAGGAGTAGGTGGTATATGCACGGTGTAACTCACAAAGTCGGAGTTCAGTTCCTCCGTGGTGGAGGTGGTTTCCTCCTTCGACATCGAACAGTACTTTCCACCGCTCGAAAGCCGTCGGTTTCCTCGGCTGCTGAGAGGAGAATTCTGGCTGTTTGAAACCGAAGCTCGCGGAACTGGACTGGTTAAGCCCATGCTTCTGATCCCTCCTCCTTTCCCTCCCGATGAGACCGTGATGGTCACCGGGGAGGAAGAAGGGGACGAAGCCGATTTCACCATTTTATTAACAGCTCAATTTCGGCCAAGAAAGCAAAACTTTTctgaaaaagaaagggaaatgtACTGAGAAAATATGGAAGAGTCGCAATGGACAAAAGTAGTGAGTGAAAGAGAGAACCCTCAAAGACCCATTACGAAAAAAACTGAGTTTCGTAATGAAAAATGGTAAATAGTAGAGGAAGCTGAGATACTTGGGtgagagaggaggaggaagaagaagaggaggaagaagaagaagaagaagaaactggGGGCAACGGTCGGATTTGAAAATGGTCTTCCTTGGGGTTTGCGAGAATTTCAACGGTCGGCTGATCTGGACCGTACATTAGGAAATATCCTGCAGTTGCTTTTGAACTGAAACGGTCGATTTAGGTGGAAAGCTTAGGTTATCATGAAGTCAGTCGGGTCCCATCTTCAACGGTCGACTAGGAAAGTAAACGGTTTTACATGTTTTTGAAAGGCCCCCCCGGATTTCAAACTTTTGCTGCTCCTGATCATGCATTTAATTATTTGGATCCAAACAAAGTTcagttttttttaacatctacaaaagaaatacaataaagttctataatttaaagctttttatgatatattacttcttttagttttcaaattttcgAATCCAATCTCTTATAGGTGAGAATATTAAATCCATAATCTACAGCTTAATCTTGGACTTTATGAATCTTAAGTTTTCCTTGACTACCTTTTAGTTTGTTAAAGTAAAAAGAATCGATTTTGTTTGGTATACAATATGTTCTATTgagatagatatttttaaagttttttgcacgaattaaaattttaaaatgagagagatagaCTTGACTTGAGAGTTTTTCATGACAAGTTCTTTTAATTATATCATCTAGAACttcataaaaagaatataaaaaccTATGTATTTAATGGGTATAACTAATGGTTAATTTGCTTCATTGCCTGACAATTGTCTTTTAACAGCATTTTAGGCCAACTAGGGGTCTTCAAGAATccctaagggctcgtttggatagtgagatgagatagttttagataagttgaataaaatattattagaatattattttagaatttgaaaaagttgaataaaatattgtaacgatgatatgagatgagattagatcatttctctatccaaacaagccctaaatctATATTGATGGAAATTAATAGACTGATGCTGGCCTACTGGTGGGGACAGAAAGGGATAGAGAGAAGAATTCAATGGATCCCATGGGAGCAAATGGGGAAGAGGAAGGCTGTGGGAGGTCTTGGGTTCAAAGACTTGGAACATTTTAACATTTCTATGCTGGCTAAACAAAATTGGAGATTGATGCAAAATCCAAATTCACTTGCTGCACAGGTACtgtctttaaaatattttcctggAGGGGACTTGCTAAATGCTAAGCTAGGGACAAAGCCATCTTACTTATGGAGAAGTCTTTTGGCCGCTAGACCTCTCCTCAATGAAGGCTTAATTTGGAGAATTGGCAACGCAAAGGCTGTTAAGGTCTGGTTTGAAAGGTGGATTCCCAAGTCTATTACATTCAAAGCTCAAAGCAAGGTATCTATTCTTTCTGAAAATGCACGTCTCTAAATTGATTGATGAGGACACGAGGCAATGGAAGATGTAGCTGGTTCAAGCAGTGTTTAATAGTGAAGAGGCTGGTTTGATTATAAGAATGCCTGTTAGCCCTTGTGGAAGTGCAGATaaactgatttgaagatgcacAAAAAATGGAATATTTTCTGTCAAGTCTGCCCATCATTTGCAAATAGATctcaaaatgatgaaaaaaggaaaatcttcTGTTAACTCATGTCCTAAGGATAAATGGGCTGCACTGTGGGGACTCAAGCTTCCTAACTCTAAAAAACTTCTTATCTAGGAGGCTTGTCATGAGGGATTGCCAACTATATTGAAGTTGTATAGGAGGAAAGTAACAAACAACCCTCTCTGCCCAATCTGTGAACAAACAGAATAGTCTATTGAGCATGTCCTCTGGTCATGTGCCTCGTCTAGGGATGTGTGGGCCTACTGCTACAAGAAACTACAGAAATGCAAAGTGATAAATTAGAGTTTCAAGGATACTATGCTTAACCTTCTTGAAACTCTTGGAAAAGAGGAACTAATGGAGCTTGATGTGGTGATGTGGAAATTATGGAAAAGAAGGAATGAAGTACTTTTTGAGAAACATTTCACAAATCCCCTCACAATGTATAATCAAGCTTACCAAAGACTGATGGACATCAAAGCTTCTCACCAGGAGCATGAAACCTCAACTGTAAGATCACCTGATGGTAGTTCTCATTGGGAGGCACCTACTCAGGATGTGATTAAAATCAATTGGGATGCTACTCTCGACAAGAACAAGTGTAGTGTTGGCTTAGGAGCTGTGGCAAGGGATTGTGAGGGACATGTGTTGGCTACACTGAGGATGAACAGACCACTTTTTCCAGACCTTTTACTAGCATAATCACTGGCTgcttttcattcttttgttttGGGTCTTGAGTTGGGTTTTCAAAGAATCATATTAGAAGGAGATGCTTCAAATGTGGTGCAGGCAATCAAGGTTAGAATGCAGGGGTGGGATAGCAGTGGTATGATCAACACTGATACCTGCAAGACTCTATCACATTTCAAGAGCTGGTCCATTAGACATGTCAAAAGAGAATCCAACCTTGTGGCTCATGCTTTGGGAAGGGATGCATTAACAATTTCTGatgttattattaatattgaagAAATTTTTCATTGTATTCAAACTCTTTTATAGAGTATGATCAATAAAGTTTccatttctttaaattaaaaaaaaaaaaaaaggcattttaGGCTAAAGTATATGCATgccatttttatttcatattaaaagAATTCTTCCATATGGCAAGGGCAAGCAAATTAAAGGGGAGCCAGATGTCTCTCAACAAAAGACTCAAGGATGGGAAATTCAAAGGGACACGTCTTTAAAGCATTGGCATTAGTTTCATCaaactcatcttcaaaatttgatgaaaaatatatgtttttcataaatccaaaacctccaTATCCATAACCcctagggctgtaaatgaatcagTCTGTTCGATAGCCTGCTCGGTACTCTCTCGATTAAATTCGAATCAAattcgactcgtgaaaaaaaagttcgttcgtgaaagcagatacccacTTAATTTGTAAACAACACATACTCGataaaactcgactcgactcggctaAGACTTGTAAAGgcccgctcgtttatgctcgagtcgactcaTTAGCTtaactcgattaaaactcattcatatattgataaacatatacatacacctatgtatatatacatatatatgtactagctaataatataagcatatcacttttataattaaatatataatatataatctaattacttatgtctatataatgaatatattttataggtatattttataatgtgtataataattagtcgataaaatttaataatttcatatactagtatataggaaccatatatgaaatagatatatggtatcatattaagtgtatgtgttaataatatatgtaggcatataatatattgttattttggataaatatcaactagttagatattaattatttataaatcttttaaaattttataattcaatagaggttctacttgttagttgtataaatttaatattagatcttttattttttctttgtttaatttattaattattaaatcttattaaaaaaattaaaaaataaacaatttgagctcgagctcggctcgactcgacTTGAACTCATTTGTGGGAAGAGCTcgaactcgagctcgagttgagagtttagcttacCGAGTCAAGctcaaacaaagaataaaaaaaaatctcgaactCGGACTCGAacttgagtattttgagtcgagccgagctcggcaagccaaagaccgGCTCAACTCTGCTCGGCTCGATTACAGTTCTAAATTAACCctatattggattagccattagattcatcaaaataataatataatattattttttttaagaataatttttttaatttttttttcatattttacaattacactaaccatatgttaattaaaataaacataGTCATTTGGAGTTCAAACAACTAATGTTGTTAAACAATTCATTTGGAGTATGTTGGAAGATGAAACACCAGCCCATATCTTATGGGCTTGTCCCTTTGCAAAAGATGTATGGATTCTGTGCTCTAAGCTTATTCAAAAGGCTAATTTTCAACCAACTACCTTCTTCCATGTTTTTGAATATCTGGTTAACAGATTACCAATGCATGATCTTGTGCTCTTTGCAACCATAGCACGTTTGCTTTGGTTTAGAAGAAACTTATTAATCCATGATGGGCCTTTTCAAGCTCCCAGTTTGCTTTATGGAAATGCAGTCAAAGCTGTGGAAGAGTATTATAATGCTAGCTCAAAGCCAGTAAGGTCAGTAAACTAGAATCCTCTGCTTGTTTCTCGTTGGGAAGCACCACCATCACATTGGGTGAAAGTTAATTGGCATGTGGCTCTAAGATCTGCTCTTAACAAGATTGCTATTGGTTTGGTTATAAAAGATGATAGGGGTTCTGTTTGGCAAGTTTAATGCAACCGAAATCTTATTGCACAGATCCTGTTTTGGCAGAAGCAAGGGGATTACTCACTGCTGTGTTATTTTGTCAAGAGTTAGGACTTGAATCTGTTATCTGTGAAGGAGATTCCTGTCAAGTTGTTAAAGCAGTGCATTGTCTTGATCTTCTACTGGATGTTTGCAGTGTATTATATCATATATCCTTAAGCTACTGCGTTCTGCTCATTGGAAAATTCAGCATGTTAAGAGGGACTTGAATGGTGTTGCTCATCGACTTGCTCAAGTTGCAATGACTTTAGATTATGAATTAATAGATATTGATTGTACTGCTGGTTGTATAGAATCTCTTGTATTGGCTGATCGCCATATCTCAGATCAATAAGATTGATTACTATGttgcctttaaaaaaaaaaaaaaagtaaccatAGTCATTGCAGGAATAGAATAGGTAAATAtttgcaaaatttgaaattttgcacgggattttggagaaaatgttgtgatattgtatataaattaaagtaaaagcTCCTCCAAATTGCCTACTTAAAAATGAGAGGATTGCAGTAGCCGAATTTTCTCATCACACCAAACTGGATTCTACTTTCGAGTGTATCAATCACAGAAGACACTTgaacatataaatattagttactGATGTTGGAGTAGTAAATCAGtaaatcaatacaaatttgcagtattttcattcattcatgagCAACAGTTGCTTCTAACATAGATAACAAATGAAACAAACAACTCCCTCCATTCATCAGTCAGAACAAAAATTGGGTCATCCTCTTCCTTTTTTAATCCCTCATAGTTATACTCTTGTAACATCCTATTTCAACACCACCATGAAAGACcaattttaataagaaaaaccaAATGGAAAATATTGTTGTAACTAGTAGGAATATTTTTGATGCAGAACAATAGAACTAATAATGAATGTGTTTATGCAAAAAGAAATTAGACAAGAAAACTAATAATAGAGCTTGTGAATCACTTTTTTCTATTAGACatcaacaaataaacaaaaagacatTAGATATTCAAGGATCCAGCTAGTACCATTGCCACAATTGACTTCTTTTCCGCAGTCGAGGAATTGGTTCTCTTTCATATTTAGACAAGAAAATTTGCTTGGGTTACACGGAACATGTTCTAATTGACAAACAATTCCAAATGTATTCTCTCATTTAGACCAA belongs to Juglans regia cultivar Chandler chromosome 8, Walnut 2.0, whole genome shotgun sequence and includes:
- the LOC108989016 gene encoding cellulose synthase-like protein D5; the protein is MVKSASSPSSSPVTITVSSGGKGGGIRSMGLTSPVPRASVSNSQNSPLSSRGNRRLSSGGKYCSMSKEETTSTTEELNSDFVSYTVHIPPTPDHQPMSASQTSLPEDCKSAGKPERSFISGTLFTGGYNSVTRGHVIDCSMEGTDPALKSGLICGMKGCDEKAIQGMKTRRGLCECGFKICRDCYLDCVGSGGGRCPGCKDSYKEVSDDDEDEDDDDEPRSEAEDQALPLPSMAEFKLDKRLSVVKSFKAQQNHPPDFDHTRWLFETKGTYGYGNALWPKDGYGVGSGTNEFEHPPDFGERSRRPLTRKVKVSAAILSPYRLLILLRLVALGFFLTWRIRHPNRDAMWLWGMSTVCETWFAFSWLLDQLPKLCPVNRVTDLSVLKERFESPNLRNPKGRSDLPGIDVFVSTADAEKEPPLVTANTILSILAVDYPVEKLACYLSDDGGSLLTFEALAETASFARIWVPFCRKHGIEPRNPEAYFGQKRDFLKNKVRLDFVRERRRVKREYDEFKVRINSLPESIRRRSDAYNAHEELRAKKKQMEMGGSLSEPVKFPKATWMSDGSHWPGTWTSGEMDHSRGDHAGIIQAMLAPPNVESVYGAEADAENLIDTTEVDIRLPMLAYVSREKRPGYDHNKKAGAMNALVRTSAIMSNGPFILNLDCDHYIYNSLALREGMCFMLDRGGDRICYVQFPQRFEGIDPNDRYANHNTVFFDVSMRALDGLQGPMYVGTGCIFRRTALYGFSPPRTTEHHGWFGRRKIKLFLRRSKVGKKEENEEVILPINDDHNDDDADIESLLLPRRFGNSNSLTASIPVAEYQGRLLQDLQGNGYRGRPAGSLAVPREPLDAATVAEAISVISCFYEDKTEWGKRVGWIYGSVTEDVVTGYRMHNRGWRSIYCVTKRDAFRGTAPINLTDRLHQVLRWATGSVEIFFSRNNALFASCRMKFLQRVAYFNVGMYPFTSLFLIVYCFLPAASLFSGQFIVQSLSVTFLVFLLAITITLCMLAILEIKWSGINLHDWWRNEQFWLIGGTSAHPAAVIQGLLKVIAGVDISFTLTSKSGTPDDGDDEFADLYEVKWSFLMIPPITIIMVNMIAIAVGVARTMYSLFPQWSKLLGGVFFSFWVLCHLYPFAKGLMGRRGRVPTIVFVWSGLVSIILSLLWVYISPPSGKQDYMKFQFP